In one Erinaceus europaeus chromosome 3, mEriEur2.1, whole genome shotgun sequence genomic region, the following are encoded:
- the KLF11 gene encoding Krueppel-like factor 11 isoform X2 — protein sequence MDICESILERKRHDSERSTCSILEQNDIEAVEALVCMSSWGQRSQKSDMFKIRPLTPVSDSGDVSTTVHVDTAASELPKDFHSLSTLCMTPPQSPDLMEPSTGMLASSQVTDSKACMITDTRPSSAGADKVLGRRAEKGLPAVKSERLEPAPDAPCRAMVTSVIRHTGESTASPHVSPTHIQDHQLSDSREGKAQRLRLPESLQDTHLTDNLLSANSVSTCQPCLHKSGGLVLTDKGQQAEWPVAVQTSSPKNYESDLPSKATPLISVPVSSPAVLCQMIPVTGQSGMLAAFLKPSPQVSAGTVKPILPQAAPMAQPVFVGSSVPQGAVMLVLPQATLPQPATCPSSVMAVGNTKLLPLAPAPVFITSSQNCVPQIDFSRRRNYMCNFPGCRKTYFKSSHLKAHLRTHTGEKPFSCSWDGCDKKFARSDELSRHRRTHTGEKKFVCPVCDRRFMRSDHLTKHARRHTTTKKTPGWQAEVGKLNRIASAEKPGSPPTGLPASS from the exons ATGGACATATGTGAATCAATCCTGGAGAGGAAGCGGCATGACAGCGAAAGGTCTACGTGCAGCATCTTGGAGCAGAATGACATTGAAGCTGTTGAGGCTCTTGTTTGCATGAGCTCCTGGGGTCAAAGATCCCAGAAAAGTGACATGTTCAAAATAAGACCCCTCACACCCGTGTCTGACTCTGGGGATGTCTCCACCACTGTGCATGTGGACACAGCAGCATCTGAGCTACCAAAGGACTTCCATTCTTTATCCACTCTG tGCATGactcctcctcagagccctgatcTCATGGAGCCATCTACAGGGATGCTTGCTTCTTCCCAAGTAACTGATTCGAAAGCTTGCATGATCACAGACACCCGCCCATCCTCTGCTGGGGCAGACAAAGTGCTAGGCAGGAGGGCAGAGAAGGGCCTGCCTGCTGTGAAGTCAGAGCGGCTGGAGCCAGCCCCTGACGCCCCCTGCAGGGCCATGGTGACAAGTGTCATCCGTCATACTGGGGAGAGCACTGCTTCTCCCCATGTTTCTCCCACCCACATTCAAGACCACCAGCTTTCAGACAGCAGAGAAGGAAAAGCCCAGCGTCTCAGACTTCCGGAGTCTTTGCAAGACACTCACCTCACAGACAATTTACTCAGTGCTAACTCTGTGTCCACATGTCAGCCTTGCTTGCACAAGTCTGGTGGCTTGGTCCTCACTGACAAAGGCCAGCAGGCAGAGTGGCCAGTTGCAGTTCAGACCTCCTCACCAAAGAATTACGAAAGTGACTTGCCAAGTAAAGCCACCCCTCTGATTTCTGTTCCCGTCTCCAGCCctgctgtcctttgccaaatgatCCCTGTGACTGGACAGAGTGGCATGTTGGCAGCATTTTTGAAGCCCTCTCCCCAGGTGTCTGCAGGGACTGTCAAACCCATCCTGCCCCAGGCTGCTCCAATGGCCCAGCCTGTGTTTGTGGGATCATCTGTGCCTCAGGGAGCTGTGATGCTGGTCCTGCCGCAGGCTACTCTCCCCCAGCCTGCCACCTGCCCATCAAGCGTGATGGCCGTCGGGAATACCAAGTTActccccctggcccctgccccagTGTTCATCACCTCCAGTCAGAACTGTGTCCCTCAGATAGACTTTTCCCGAAGAAGAAACTACATGTGTAACTTCCCAGGCTGCCGGAAAACCTACTTCAAAAGTTCCCACCTCAAGGCTCATCTTCGTACTCACACAG GAGAGAAGCCTTTCAGTTGTAGCTGGGATGGTTGTGACAAGAAGTTTGCTCGCTCAGATGAACTTTCCCGCCACCGCAGAACACACACAGGAGAAAAGAAGTTTGTGTGCCCGGTATGTGACCGACGCTTCATGCGTAGCGACCACCTGACGAAGCACGCCCGGCGCCACACGACCACCAAGAAGACCCCTGGCTGGCAGGCAGAGGTTGGCAAACTGAACAGAATTGCCTCCGCAGAGAAACCTGGGAGCCCGCCAACAGGGTTGCCAGCCTCTTCCTGA
- the KLF11 gene encoding Krueppel-like factor 11 isoform X3, with the protein MHAPGSVGPGDARACMTPPQSPDLMEPSTGMLASSQVTDSKACMITDTRPSSAGADKVLGRRAEKGLPAVKSERLEPAPDAPCRAMVTSVIRHTGESTASPHVSPTHIQDHQLSDSREGKAQRLRLPESLQDTHLTDNLLSANSVSTCQPCLHKSGGLVLTDKGQQAEWPVAVQTSSPKNYESDLPSKATPLISVPVSSPAVLCQMIPVTGQSGMLAAFLKPSPQVSAGTVKPILPQAAPMAQPVFVGSSVPQGAVMLVLPQATLPQPATCPSSVMAVGNTKLLPLAPAPVFITSSQNCVPQIDFSRRRNYMCNFPGCRKTYFKSSHLKAHLRTHTGEKPFSCSWDGCDKKFARSDELSRHRRTHTGEKKFVCPVCDRRFMRSDHLTKHARRHTTTKKTPGWQAEVGKLNRIASAEKPGSPPTGLPASS; encoded by the exons ATGCACGCGCCGGGCTCTGTGGGCCCGGGCGACGCGCGCGCG tGCATGactcctcctcagagccctgatcTCATGGAGCCATCTACAGGGATGCTTGCTTCTTCCCAAGTAACTGATTCGAAAGCTTGCATGATCACAGACACCCGCCCATCCTCTGCTGGGGCAGACAAAGTGCTAGGCAGGAGGGCAGAGAAGGGCCTGCCTGCTGTGAAGTCAGAGCGGCTGGAGCCAGCCCCTGACGCCCCCTGCAGGGCCATGGTGACAAGTGTCATCCGTCATACTGGGGAGAGCACTGCTTCTCCCCATGTTTCTCCCACCCACATTCAAGACCACCAGCTTTCAGACAGCAGAGAAGGAAAAGCCCAGCGTCTCAGACTTCCGGAGTCTTTGCAAGACACTCACCTCACAGACAATTTACTCAGTGCTAACTCTGTGTCCACATGTCAGCCTTGCTTGCACAAGTCTGGTGGCTTGGTCCTCACTGACAAAGGCCAGCAGGCAGAGTGGCCAGTTGCAGTTCAGACCTCCTCACCAAAGAATTACGAAAGTGACTTGCCAAGTAAAGCCACCCCTCTGATTTCTGTTCCCGTCTCCAGCCctgctgtcctttgccaaatgatCCCTGTGACTGGACAGAGTGGCATGTTGGCAGCATTTTTGAAGCCCTCTCCCCAGGTGTCTGCAGGGACTGTCAAACCCATCCTGCCCCAGGCTGCTCCAATGGCCCAGCCTGTGTTTGTGGGATCATCTGTGCCTCAGGGAGCTGTGATGCTGGTCCTGCCGCAGGCTACTCTCCCCCAGCCTGCCACCTGCCCATCAAGCGTGATGGCCGTCGGGAATACCAAGTTActccccctggcccctgccccagTGTTCATCACCTCCAGTCAGAACTGTGTCCCTCAGATAGACTTTTCCCGAAGAAGAAACTACATGTGTAACTTCCCAGGCTGCCGGAAAACCTACTTCAAAAGTTCCCACCTCAAGGCTCATCTTCGTACTCACACAG GAGAGAAGCCTTTCAGTTGTAGCTGGGATGGTTGTGACAAGAAGTTTGCTCGCTCAGATGAACTTTCCCGCCACCGCAGAACACACACAGGAGAAAAGAAGTTTGTGTGCCCGGTATGTGACCGACGCTTCATGCGTAGCGACCACCTGACGAAGCACGCCCGGCGCCACACGACCACCAAGAAGACCCCTGGCTGGCAGGCAGAGGTTGGCAAACTGAACAGAATTGCCTCCGCAGAGAAACCTGGGAGCCCGCCAACAGGGTTGCCAGCCTCTTCCTGA
- the KLF11 gene encoding Krueppel-like factor 11 isoform X1 has product MHAPGSVGPGDARAVDIMDICESILERKRHDSERSTCSILEQNDIEAVEALVCMSSWGQRSQKSDMFKIRPLTPVSDSGDVSTTVHVDTAASELPKDFHSLSTLCMTPPQSPDLMEPSTGMLASSQVTDSKACMITDTRPSSAGADKVLGRRAEKGLPAVKSERLEPAPDAPCRAMVTSVIRHTGESTASPHVSPTHIQDHQLSDSREGKAQRLRLPESLQDTHLTDNLLSANSVSTCQPCLHKSGGLVLTDKGQQAEWPVAVQTSSPKNYESDLPSKATPLISVPVSSPAVLCQMIPVTGQSGMLAAFLKPSPQVSAGTVKPILPQAAPMAQPVFVGSSVPQGAVMLVLPQATLPQPATCPSSVMAVGNTKLLPLAPAPVFITSSQNCVPQIDFSRRRNYMCNFPGCRKTYFKSSHLKAHLRTHTGEKPFSCSWDGCDKKFARSDELSRHRRTHTGEKKFVCPVCDRRFMRSDHLTKHARRHTTTKKTPGWQAEVGKLNRIASAEKPGSPPTGLPASS; this is encoded by the exons ATGCACGCGCCGGGCTCTGTGGGCCCGGGCGACGCGCGCGCG GTTGACATCATGGACATATGTGAATCAATCCTGGAGAGGAAGCGGCATGACAGCGAAAGGTCTACGTGCAGCATCTTGGAGCAGAATGACATTGAAGCTGTTGAGGCTCTTGTTTGCATGAGCTCCTGGGGTCAAAGATCCCAGAAAAGTGACATGTTCAAAATAAGACCCCTCACACCCGTGTCTGACTCTGGGGATGTCTCCACCACTGTGCATGTGGACACAGCAGCATCTGAGCTACCAAAGGACTTCCATTCTTTATCCACTCTG tGCATGactcctcctcagagccctgatcTCATGGAGCCATCTACAGGGATGCTTGCTTCTTCCCAAGTAACTGATTCGAAAGCTTGCATGATCACAGACACCCGCCCATCCTCTGCTGGGGCAGACAAAGTGCTAGGCAGGAGGGCAGAGAAGGGCCTGCCTGCTGTGAAGTCAGAGCGGCTGGAGCCAGCCCCTGACGCCCCCTGCAGGGCCATGGTGACAAGTGTCATCCGTCATACTGGGGAGAGCACTGCTTCTCCCCATGTTTCTCCCACCCACATTCAAGACCACCAGCTTTCAGACAGCAGAGAAGGAAAAGCCCAGCGTCTCAGACTTCCGGAGTCTTTGCAAGACACTCACCTCACAGACAATTTACTCAGTGCTAACTCTGTGTCCACATGTCAGCCTTGCTTGCACAAGTCTGGTGGCTTGGTCCTCACTGACAAAGGCCAGCAGGCAGAGTGGCCAGTTGCAGTTCAGACCTCCTCACCAAAGAATTACGAAAGTGACTTGCCAAGTAAAGCCACCCCTCTGATTTCTGTTCCCGTCTCCAGCCctgctgtcctttgccaaatgatCCCTGTGACTGGACAGAGTGGCATGTTGGCAGCATTTTTGAAGCCCTCTCCCCAGGTGTCTGCAGGGACTGTCAAACCCATCCTGCCCCAGGCTGCTCCAATGGCCCAGCCTGTGTTTGTGGGATCATCTGTGCCTCAGGGAGCTGTGATGCTGGTCCTGCCGCAGGCTACTCTCCCCCAGCCTGCCACCTGCCCATCAAGCGTGATGGCCGTCGGGAATACCAAGTTActccccctggcccctgccccagTGTTCATCACCTCCAGTCAGAACTGTGTCCCTCAGATAGACTTTTCCCGAAGAAGAAACTACATGTGTAACTTCCCAGGCTGCCGGAAAACCTACTTCAAAAGTTCCCACCTCAAGGCTCATCTTCGTACTCACACAG GAGAGAAGCCTTTCAGTTGTAGCTGGGATGGTTGTGACAAGAAGTTTGCTCGCTCAGATGAACTTTCCCGCCACCGCAGAACACACACAGGAGAAAAGAAGTTTGTGTGCCCGGTATGTGACCGACGCTTCATGCGTAGCGACCACCTGACGAAGCACGCCCGGCGCCACACGACCACCAAGAAGACCCCTGGCTGGCAGGCAGAGGTTGGCAAACTGAACAGAATTGCCTCCGCAGAGAAACCTGGGAGCCCGCCAACAGGGTTGCCAGCCTCTTCCTGA